A window of the Cygnus atratus isolate AKBS03 ecotype Queensland, Australia chromosome 4, CAtr_DNAZoo_HiC_assembly, whole genome shotgun sequence genome harbors these coding sequences:
- the ZNF518B gene encoding zinc finger protein 518B — translation MQLKKMREILPRLYPGQVNDKNNSLTTSPKQSSEDKTNPSKGDDDQNCLYQGTEAENNKLSLINCIKCRNVQKISMRDIEKHKKLGWTEDKNFICKTCSHIPPPAFHFVPEGANAVDFEKHEKISSSRKQKTFKVKNFLPGKYYCDKCRFSTRDPLQYKKHIGQHEEIKFICSQCNYVSYTKGEFQRHLVKHTGTFPYQCEYCEYGAVRHDYIVKHTRRVHEAPTKRPSNTTINHKRKKACLPSKSTLFEKQKYEEIPFQSELSNSSSNMICEIPERVTKIVCSSHDTECSINATSLQDKTILEPSEINICENQSVEVEVYSPKSEPLQPGMPLTVIAPSELVVPSNCLAQIVEIKIVNGAQQLVLKLIPMKEAAYKPVNCAEEELEYQGIERSVEGKKPSPVIQNELLTMEVNVDKLSSVSNQLNLESTHDKNSECLCSSDSQCLDYNSVSIQREDASKLHLHLVKGIDVHSGVAELYSQSLVTNSTEKKSDLKSSKWEVDGKNNLHYDLYCYEKGVDISRPKYATVSEDKSSKNVSVKATQEGKTFYSAAVLKQKDTLPLKRDDKECKNLVVSSAETHLTGKGFDKKSVTCSEAEKNFNFTKTPPWEDMTFGFSKVKKAETISPKNNILLESLELQKMENKSNPFEGPVISSVFSLSSGAENVPEGIRWDNTTCNKKSATLLCRKIAQLMSAAESNMKSMPLRCQASSKKVHFPQENSASCERVVPATELEQAMSFPQVHGGNSVMSSEEHSNEQLLTFARTSKSRVTKNSNVATPVFIPKGTVLRVLNATSSQNSKGIEKRSEVSAPSVYCNEMLLPRPVPVSVSEKFSSNLPHLPNQIEPNAQSRSLSLRQRPRREASFKNSKQNGVPYQKSSDVSKQSKPYSKSQLGPKNKVKQASFRELPKRKTRTQSETSSSSDMSYLLTARRLRLVPLRMNQLIRCPRRNQPVVVLNHPDVDTPEIINVMKTINKYKGHVLKVVLSERTSSCLGVKRYRKRLTLQNAETGSQAKKQSMLKMKLKKTHKNNYQVVEASPAETLQCMFKCWFCGRVYVDQEEWISHGQRHLIEATKGWDVLSLPVKNH, via the coding sequence ATGCAATTGAAGAAAATGAGGGAAATTTTACCAAGATTGTACCCTGGCCAagttaatgataaaaataattccttaacTACATCCCCAAAGCAATCTTCTGAAGATAAAACAAATCCATCAAAAGGGGATGATGACCAGAACTGCCTGTACCAAGGGACTGAGGCTGAGAATAATAAGTTGTCACTGATAAACtgtataaaatgcagaaatgttcagaaaatttCAATGCGAGATATAGAAAAGCATAAGAAACTCGGATGGACTGAAGACAAAAATTTCATATGTAAGACATGCAGTCATATTCCACCGCctgctttccattttgttcCTGAAGGTGCCAACGCTGTAGACtttgaaaagcatgaaaaaatatcctcaagtagaaaacagaaaacatttaaagttaaaaacTTTCTGCCAGGTAAATACTACTGTGATAAGTGTAGATTTTCAACACGGGATCCTTTACAGTATAAAAAGCATATAGGTcaacatgaagaaattaaatttatttgttCCCAATGTAATTATGTATCTTACACTAAAGGTGAATTCCAGAGACATTTGGTGAAACACACTGGAACTTTTCCTTATCAGTGTGAATACTGTGAATATGGTGCCGTTAGACATGACTATATAGTAAAACATACAAGAAGAGTACATGAAGCACCCACAAAACGGCCTTCAAATACTACCATAAACCACAAGCGAAAGAAGGCTTGCTTGCCAAGTAAAAGCactttatttgaaaagcagaaatatgaagaaattcCTTTTCAAAGTGAACTTTCAAATTCATCTTCAAATATGATTTGTGAGATTCCAGAAAGAGTGACTAAAATAGTCTGTTCATCTCATGATACGGAATGTAGCATAAATGCAACATCACTACAGGACAAAACAATATTGGAGCCATCTGAAATAAACATCTGTGAGAATCAAAGTGTGGAAGTTGAGGTTTATTCTCCAAAATCTGAGCCTTTACAACCTGGAATGCCTTTAACAGTAATTGCACCATCTGAACTTGTAGTTCCTTCTAACTGTTTAGCTCAGATAGTAGAGATTAAAATAGTGAATGGAGCTCAACAGCTGGTTCTTAAACTAATTCCTATGAAAGAAGCAGCTTACAAACCTGTGAACTGTGCTGAAGAGGAACTTGAGTATCAAGGTATAGAACGatctgtagaaggaaaaaaaccatCTCCTGTGATTCAAAATGAGTTACTAACCATGGAAGTGAATGTAGACAAGTTATCCAGTGTTAGTAACCAGCTTAATTTGGAGAGTACACATGACAAAAATTCTGAATGTCTTTGTTCTTCAGATTCTCAATGTTTAGACTACAATTCTGTATCTATACAGAGAGAAGATGCATCAAAATTACACCTTCATTTGGTAAAAGGTATTGATGTGCATTCAGGTGTTGCAGAGCTTTATTCTCAGTCTCTGGTGACTAatagtactgaaaaaaaaagtgatcttaAATCCTCAAAGTGGGAagtagatggaaaaaataacttacatTATGATTTGTATTGTTATGAAAAAGGTGTGGATATATCCCGTCCAAAATATGCCACTGTTTCTGAAGATAAAAGTTCCAAGAATGTTTCAGTAAAGGCTACTCAGGAGGGCAAAACATTCTATTCTGCTGCAGTCCTTAAACAAAAAGATACATTGCCTCTAAAGAGGGATGACAAAGAATGTAAGAATCTGGTAGTTAGCTCTGCGGAAACACATCTAACTGGTAAGGGTTTTGATAAAAAATCTGTTACAtgttctgaagcagaaaaaaactttaatttcactAAAACTCCACCTTGGGAGGACATGACTTTTGGCTTTAGCAAAGTAAAGAAAGCTGAAACCATAAGTCCAAAAAACAATATTCTTCTGGAATCATTAGAactacagaaaatggaaaataagagcAATCCTTTTGAGGGACCTGttatttcatctgtattttctcttagTTCTGGGGCCGAAAATGTTCCAGAGGGCATCAGATGGGATAATACAACATGCAATAAGAAGTCAGCAACGTTGCTGTGTAGAAAGATTGCTCAGCTCATGTCTGCTGCTGAATCTAACATGAAATCTATGCCTTTGAGATGTCAAGCTTCTAGTAAAAAGGTGCATTTCCCTCAGGAAAATTCAGCAAGCTGTGAGAGAGTCGTTCCTGCCACTGAATTGGAACAAGCTATGTCTTTCCCTCAAGTGCATGGTGGAAATAGTGTGATGAGTAGTGAAGAACACAGTAACGAGCAGCTGCTTACATTTGCAAGAACATCTAAAAGCAGGGTAACTAAAAATTCCAATGTTGCTACTCCAGTGTTTATCCCCAAAGGGACAGTGTTGAGAGTGCTTAATGCTACTAGCAGTCAAAACTCTAAAGGAATAGAGAAGAGGAGTGAAGTATCAGCTCCTTCTGTGTATTGCAATGAAATGCTTTTGCCTCGCCCAGTTCCTGTTAGTGTTTCTGAGAAATTTAGCAGTAATTTGCCACATTTGCCTAATCAGATTGAACCAAATGCTCAGTCTCGAAGTCTATCGCTCAGGCAAAGACCAAGGCGAgaagcaagttttaaaaatagcaaacaaaatgGTGTACCATATCAGAAAAGCAGTGATGTGAGTAAGCAAAGCAAACCCTATTCAAAAAGTCAACTAGGACCCAAAAATAAGGTAAAACAAGCAAGCTTCAGGGAACTTCctaagaggaaaacaagaactCAGTCAGAAACCAGTTCAAGTTCTGACATGTCGTATCTATTGACAGCAAGACGTCTTCGGCTTGTCCCTCTGAGAATGAATCAGTTGATCAGATGCCCTCGTCGCAACCAGCCAGTTGTGGTACTAAACCATCCTGACGTTGACACGCCAGAGATAATTAATGTAATGAAGACTATCAACAAGTATAAAGGTCACGTCCTGAAAGTAGTTCTATCGGAAAGGACAAGTAGTTGTCTTGGTGTCAAACGTTATCGAAAGCGTCTTACTCTTCAAAATGCTGAGACAGGAAGCCAAGCAAAAAAGCAGAGTATGctaaaaatgaaactaaaaaagACCCATAAAAACAATTACCAGGTGGTAGAAGCTTCACCAGCTGAAACACTTCAGTGTATGTTTAAGTGTTGGTTTTGTGGAAGAGTATATGTGGACCAAGAAGAATGGATAAGTCATGGACAAAGGCACTTGATAGAGGCAACTAAGGGTTGGGatgttctttctcttccagtaaaaaatcattaa